Proteins from one Malaya genurostris strain Urasoe2022 chromosome 2, Malgen_1.1, whole genome shotgun sequence genomic window:
- the LOC131428317 gene encoding MOB kinase activator-like 3 has translation MSWMYDAEEVEHFRKIATSQKKIPKIMALNGFLEFFQREKTFRPKKKFTQGTIRYSLHKQAHASLQSGINLREVVKLPSGENMNDWLAVHVVDFFNRINLIYGTISEYCNVTTCPTMSGGSKYEYLWADGEIFKKPIQLPAPRYIELLMDWVENQINNEALFPVSTDVPFPKSFPNLCKKILARLFRVFVHVYIHHFDRIVSIGAEAHVNTCYKHFYYFIQEFDLMSAKELEPLATMTAHMIKD, from the exons ATGAGCTGGATGTATGATGCGGAGGAAGTTGAACACTTCAGGAAAATTGCTACCTCACAGAAAAAAATCCCAAAGATAATGGCTCTCAATGGCTTTCTGGAGTTCTTTCAACGGGAGAAG ACTTTTCGTCCAAAAAAGAAGTTCACCCAAGGAACCATACGATATTCACTACACAAGCAAGCTCATGCCAGTTTACAATCGGGTATCAATTTGAGAGAAGTGGTTAAACTGCCTTCGGGTGAAAATATGAATGATTGGCTAGCGGTTCATGTAGTGGATTTCTTCAACAGAATTAATCTGATTTATGGTACAATATCAGAATATTGCAATGTTACGACCTGTCCAACGATGAGCGGTGGCTCCAAGTACGAATATCTATGGGCCGATGGGGAAATCTTCAAAAAACCGATTCAACTACCTGCTCCTAGATATATAGAGCTGCTAATGGATTGGGTGGAGAATCAAATTAACAACGAAGCGCTTTTCCCGGTATCAACTGATGTGCCATTTCCGAAATCTTTCCCCAACTTATGTAAAAAGATATTGGCTAGACTGTTCAGAGTCTTCGTACATGTTTATATTCATCATTTTGACCGGATCGTCAGTATTGGAGCG GAAGCTCACGTTAATACGTGCTATAAACACTTCTACTACTTTATTCAGGAATTCGATCTAATGTCGGCAAAAGAACTAGAACCGCTCGCGACGATGACTGCGCATATGATCAAGGATTAA